CGAGCGACGGATAGTGCGAATCAATCTGTTTTCGCACGTCGCGGAGCAACGTCGCATCCTGGGCAACAGCTGCTACGGCGCTCGTCATCAGCAGGCAGAGGGCGCTGACTCGCATCATCGGTGTAAGCCTTAGAAAGTAGCTCGAAACAAGTGTATTCACGCGCCCGGCATGATTTGCAGCAGCGGCCGGAGATCAAGCCAAAATGCCTTTAACCACGTGGCCAGAAACATCGGTGAGGCGGAAATCGCGACCGGCGTAGCGGTAGGTGAGTCGTTCATGATCGAGCCCGAGCAGGTGGAGCAGTGTCGCGTGCAGATCGTGCACGTGAACTTTATTCTCGACGGCATAGTAACCGAATTCGTCGGTCGCGCCGTACTTAAAGCCCGATTTCACGCCGCCACCGGCCAGCCACATGGTGAAGCCTTCCGGGTTGTGATCGCGACCGTCGGTCCCTTGCGCAACAGGCGTGCGACCGAATTCGCCGCCCCACAAGACCAGCGTATCGTCGAGCAGTCCGCGGAGTTTCAGATCTTGTAAGAGCGCGGCGATGGGGCGGTCGACTTCCAGCGCATTCTTCGAATGCCCCGCTTTCAGATTTCCGTGCTGATCCCATTGCACGGCAGCATCGCTGTGCGTGACTTGCACAAAACGGACGCCGCGCTCGACGAACCGCCGGGCGAGCAAGCACTGACGGCCAAAGTTCTCTGTCACCTTGTCGTCGAGACCATAGGCAGTGCGCGTGGCAGCTGATTCGCGCCCGAGATCTTCGATTTCGGGAAAGGCAGCCTGCATGCGAAAAGCGAGCTCAAACGAATCGATGCGACCTTCGAGTGCCTGATCGGGCCCCGTCGTTTGCAAATGCTCGCGATTGATTTCGGCAAGCAGGTCGAGTTCGCGCCGCTGCTGGCCACGATCGACGGCGGCATTCCTCAAGTATCGCACTTGGGCCTGCGTGGCTGGAATGCTCGCATTGCCTAGCGGAGTGCCCGAATAGGGGGCTGGCAAAAACGCGGAGCTCCAGTTTTTTACGCCACCGTGCGCAAGCGTGGGACAAATGGTCACAAAGCCGGGAAGATCTTGATTCTCGGTACCGAGGCCATAAGTCACCCACGAGCCCATGCTGGGCCGACTGAACGAATCGCTGCCGGTATGCATCTTCAGCAGGGCACCGCCGTGGGCGGCATTCGAGCCATGCAGCGAGTTGATAATGCAGAGGTCGTCGACGCACTTGGCCACCTGAGGGAAGAGTTCGCTGACTTCGATGCCACTCTCGCCGTACTTCTGAAACTTCCAAGGCGACTTGAGCAAGTTACCCGTGGGAGCAAATTGCACGCGTGGCTTGGCGAACGGCACGGGTTGGCCGTCCTTCTCTTGCAGCAGCGGTTTGGGGTCGAAGGTATCGACCTGCGATGGCCCACCTTTCATGAACAAAAAGATGATGCGCTTGGCCCGCGCCGGAAAGTGCGGCGACTTTGGCGCTAAGGGAATGGCGGCGGAAACGGGCTGGTCACCGGCTAAGAGCGACGAGAGGGCGAGGTAGCCAAAACCAGCTGCGGAGCGCTGGAGCATTTGCCGGCGAGAAACCGGATGTGCGGCGGGCATCACATTCACAGGCTTACCTCGTGCTTAACGCAAGTAAAGGAATTCGTTGGCCGCAAGTAATACGTGACTCAGCGACGACCAGGCTCGCTGTTGGGCAGCAGCATCCGCCGCATCGGGAGCCTGACGCGCGACATAGGCCAGGGCTCGTTCTGTTTCGGTGCTGGTGGCA
Above is a window of Anatilimnocola aggregata DNA encoding:
- a CDS encoding DUF1501 domain-containing protein translates to MPAAHPVSRRQMLQRSAAGFGYLALSSLLAGDQPVSAAIPLAPKSPHFPARAKRIIFLFMKGGPSQVDTFDPKPLLQEKDGQPVPFAKPRVQFAPTGNLLKSPWKFQKYGESGIEVSELFPQVAKCVDDLCIINSLHGSNAAHGGALLKMHTGSDSFSRPSMGSWVTYGLGTENQDLPGFVTICPTLAHGGVKNWSSAFLPAPYSGTPLGNASIPATQAQVRYLRNAAVDRGQQRRELDLLAEINREHLQTTGPDQALEGRIDSFELAFRMQAAFPEIEDLGRESAATRTAYGLDDKVTENFGRQCLLARRFVERGVRFVQVTHSDAAVQWDQHGNLKAGHSKNALEVDRPIAALLQDLKLRGLLDDTLVLWGGEFGRTPVAQGTDGRDHNPEGFTMWLAGGGVKSGFKYGATDEFGYYAVENKVHVHDLHATLLHLLGLDHERLTYRYAGRDFRLTDVSGHVVKGILA